The sequence below is a genomic window from Curtobacterium sp. MCPF17_002.
ATCAGGAGGCCGGTCGGCACGGCCCCCATCGCCGCGACGTCGGAGAGGTTCGTCGCCGCCGCCTTCCAGCCGACGTCCTCCGGCGAGGACCACGCCCACCGGAAGTCCGGGCCGTGCACCATCATGTCGGTCGTCACGACGACGCGGCCGTCGGGAGCGGCGACGACGGCGCAGTCGTCTCCCGGCCCGAGGATCGGCGACCCGGACGGCAGCCGCCGCACGATGCGGTCGAGGACGACGAGTTCGCCGAGGTCCCCCACGGTCGGTCCGGCCCAGGCGTCGTGCGTCGCGTCCACACGAGAACGGTAGCCTGGACGTCGATGGACACCGTGCGCCGCCCCACCCGGAAGATCGCGATCGCGGCCGTCGTGGTCGCCGTCGCCGCAGGACTCACGGGCTGCACGAACGCCGTCGCGATGTCCCCGGCTCCCTCCGCCGACGCCGCCGCGTGTGCGGCCGTGCAGGTCCGGCTGCCGGCTGCGGTGGACACGAAGTTCGACCTCCGGAACACGAACGCCCAGTCGACGGCCGCGTGGGGCGACCCGGAAGCGGCCATCTACCACTGCGGCGTCGCGGTGCCGACGGTGTCCGACCTGCCTTGCTTCGACCAGGGCGGCGTGGACTGGATCCGCGACGACCGTGGGAAGCAGATCGTCTACACGACGTTCGGCCGC
It includes:
- a CDS encoding DUF3515 family protein, yielding MDTVRRPTRKIAIAAVVVAVAAGLTGCTNAVAMSPAPSADAAACAAVQVRLPAAVDTKFDLRNTNAQSTAAWGDPEAAIYHCGVAVPTVSDLPCFDQGGVDWIRDDRGKQIVYTTFGRSPAVQVVIDSTKTTSQVVQDLSDAVSTLPKDGHKCLDPSDVQG